The Bacillus sp. B-jedd sequence ACATGAATGAAGGGATGGTTGTGGAGATAGGCCACCCTGAGGAATTTTTCGATAATCCGAAGGAAGAAAGGACGAGGGAGTTTTTGAGCTCAACCGTCCTCAAGTAAATTGGATAGCGATAGTATAAAAGGGTACCAGCCTTGGCCGGTACCCTTTTGCATGGGCATTTATGCCAGTTCCTCGGCCTTTGTTTCCCTTCCAAGGAAAAATACGGCCGCCGCCCCAATAAGAATTGAAATACAGAAAATAGTAAAAATCACATGAATCGAATAACCCTGGGCCGATAAATAAGGAACCAATAGCGGGCCAAGCACTCCGCCAACCCTTCCGAAGGATGCCGCCATGCCGGCGCCTGTACCCCTTATGGATGTTGGATACTGTTCAGGGGTATAAGCGTAGAGCGCGCCCCATGCACCAAGATTAAAAAAGGAAAGAAATGCGCCCGCGGTCATCAAGATCCATAAGGTGTCGGTATTTCCAAAAAAGTAAGCGCTGGCCGCTGTTCCGGCAAGATATACAATCAGCACGAACTTCCTGCCGATTTTCTCAATAAAATAAGCTGCTGTAAAATAGCCCGGAAGCTGGGCAAGTGTCATGATCAATACATATTGGAAGCTTTTAATCATGCTGAAGCCTTTCATGATCATGACGCTCGGAAGCCAAAGGAACATCCCGTAGTAGGAAAAAACCACACAGAACCAAAGGATCCAGAGCATGGCAGTTTTCCTCGAAAACTGCTTTGACCATAATGTTTTTACACTTTCAAAAACGGACGGCTTATGCCTTTCTTCCAGTGTCAGGTATCTTGGCGAATCCGGCAGGCCTATCCTTAAGTAGATGGCATATAGCGCCGGCAACGCACCAAGAATCAAGGCAGCCTGCCAGCCATACCTTGGGATGACAAAATAGGAAATAACAGCCGCTATCAGCCAGCCAGCCGCCCAGAAACTTTCAAGCAGCACAACCACCCTGCCGCGTTTCTCGGCTGATACACTTTCGGATACTAATGTAGAAGCGACAGGCAGTTCACCGCCAAGCCCCATGCCGATCAGAAAACGCAGAACGAGAAATATGGCGAGCGAAGTTGTTAAGGCGGACAAACCACTTCCGACTGAAAATAATAATAATGTTATCATAAAAACGTTTTTACGGCCGATCCGGTCGGCCATTAAACCGAAAACCAAAGCCCCCACTGCCATGCCGATGGAATTGACACTGCCAATCCAGCCCATTTCTTTCGGGGTCAGATTCCAATCTATTTTAAGCGCGGCAATAATGAAGGAAAGCATACCGACATCCATGGCATCGAACATCCAGCCCAGTCCGGCAATCCCCAATAATTTCTTTTCCGAAATAGTTTTTATTTTTTTCATTTGAGCCCCCTGATTTGTTGAATTGTTTCTCCCGGTGGACAGGCCTTTATCCGGCTGTCCGCTTTTTATTTTAACAGGTGTCAAGACACTTATCATCATTTATTTTCAGTAATTATTTCCCGGGAAACAAAATTCGCCAAAAGACAACAAAAAGCCACCCATCGAATGATGGATGGCTTGCTAATTATTTTTCTAATGGCCGCCGAGATAGGCCATTTTCACTTGTTCGCTCGCATGAAGCTCCTGTGCGGATCCTGAAAGGACGACCCGCCCTGTTTCAATAACATAAGCCCTGTTAGCAATTGACAAAGCCATGTGGGCATTTTGCTCAACAAGGAGAATTGTCGTCCCTGATTCATTTATTTCCGAGATAATCCGGAAAATAGTTTTTACGAGAAGCGGTGCCAGCCCCATGGACGGCTCATCGAGAAGAAGGAGTTTTGGCCTTGCCATTAGCGCCCTTCCCATGGCGAGCATTTGCTGTTCCCCCCCTGACAATGTGCCTGCATGTTGTTTCCGGCGCTCCTGAAGTCTTGGAAACAGGTCAAAGACCTTATTGAAATCCTCCTTGATCCCCGCCTTATCCTTACGGAGAAAGGCTCCTAATTCCAAATTTTCCTCAACCGACATATTAGCGAAAACACGGCGTCCTTCCGGTACTTGGGAAATTCCCAATTTCACAATCCCCTGTGCCGCCTTGCCGGCAATCGTTTGGTTTTCAAAAAGAATTTCCCCTTGTTTCGGTTTCAACAGGCCGGATATTGTTTTCAGCAAAGTGCTTTTACCGGCGCCATTGGCCCCAATCAGCGTCACGACTTCACCTTTGTTCACTTCAAGGGATACACCTTTTAACGCCTGGATGTTTCCATAGTAAACATTGATTCCTTCTACCTTCAGCATTACGATACCTCCTCGCCAAGATACGCCTCAATAACTTTAGGATTATTCCTGATTTCCTCAGGCGTTCCCTGGGCAATCAACTGACCGTGGTCGAGGACATAAATCCGTTCACAAACCCCCATGACCAAAGGCATATCATGCTCAATAAGGAGGACAGTGAGATGAAATCTGTTCCGGATAAAAGAAATTAGCTGCATAAGCTCCTTTGTTTCCTGCGGGTTCATACCGGCAGCCGGCTCATCAAGCAGTAAAAGCTTCGGATTGGCGGCAAGCGCGCGGGCGATTTCCAGCCGCCGCTGCTGCCCATAAGGAAGATTTTTTGCTTTCTCGTCCCTAAAACGGTCAAGCCCGAAAATTTTCAAAAACTCGACCGCCTTTTCATCCATTTCCTTTTCACCTTCAAAGTGTTTCGGGAAGCGGAAAACGGAACTTGGTATGCCGTGCTTGGCCAGCGAATGGTAAGCAACCTTGACGTTGTCAATTACGGACAGTTCACCAAACAGACGGATATTCTGGAACGTCCGGCTGACTCCCTTCCTTGTTATTTTGTAAGGCGGGAGTTTTTTCAGGCTTTCACCGTCGAGGGAAATCTCCCCTTCGGTCGGGACATAAACCCCGGTGAGCAGGTTGAAAAAAGTTGTCTTCCCGGCGCCGTTCGGACCAATCAGCCCGACCAGTTCGCCCTGGAACAGCTCCAGATTCACATCCCAGACGGCCTTCAAGCCGCCGAAGCGGATCCCGGCCTGTTCCACCTTAAGCAACGGTTTGTCCTGTGCCATCATGATCCCCTCCCGCCTTCTTTGTCTTTTTAAAGAATGAAGTAATCTCCCTTGTTCCCAGCAATCCCTGAGGCCTGTATAGCATCGTCAGGATCAGGATTAAACTGTAGAAGATCATCCTCGTTTCAGGATAAGCCTGCAGGAAGGTTGATACAATTGTCAGCAGGATCGCCGCAATGACAGCTCCCGAAAGGCTTCCAAGCCCGCCGAGGACGACAATGATCAAAATGTCAAATGATTTCAGGAATCCAAAGTTGGATGGCTGAATCAAATAAAAGTTATGGGCAAAAAGGCCGCCCGCGACTCCGGCAAAAAAGGCGCCAATGGCAAAAGCGACAACTTTATAGTAAGTTGTATTGATTCCCATCGCGTCTGCCGCCGTCTCGTCCTCCCGGATTGAAATACAGGCCCTTCCGTGTGTTGAATTCGTAAAATTTACGATTACAACAAGAGTGATCAGGGCACAGGCAAATGTCCAGCTCCACGTGCTCATTTGCATGACCTGCATGCCGCTTGCCCCGCCTACATAATCAAAATTCAAAAGGGCAACGCGGACAATCTCGCCAAAACCGAGTGTCGCAATCGCCAGGTAATCCCCTTTCAGGCGGAGGCTCGGAATCCCAATAAGGAGGCCGGCTACCGCCGCGCCAAGGCCGCCAATCAAAAGGGCGGCTGCGAAGGGAAGATCGAACATCATCGTCATAATCGCCGATGTATACGCGCCTACTGCCAAGAACCCCGCATGCCCGATTGAAAACTGGCCGGTTATTCCAATAATTAAGTGAAGGCTGGCCGCAAGCATAATATTAATTCCAATTGTAACGAGGGTATTCACATGGAAAATGTTGAGGATTCCCCCCATGATCATTGCCTGGACAACAGTATAGACGACTAAAGCCAGTATAACTGAGAGCCAGAAGCCTTTTGCCCGCTTAAAATACTCCATTCTGCTCCCCCCTACACTTTCTCTCTCACGTTTTTGCCGAACAGCCCGGATGGGAGGAAAATAAGGATAAGAATCAGAACGATAAAGGCCACTCCGTCACGCCATAGCGAGTAGCCTGCCGCACTGACCAGAGCCTCAATGACCCCTAGAAGGAGCCCTCCCACCATTGCGCCGGGAATAATGCCAATTCCCCCGAGAACTGCGGCAACAAAGGCTTTCAAGCCAGGAATGATGCCCATCAATGGTTCAATTTTCGTATAATACGTACCAAAGATGACCCCGGCCGCTCCCGCAAGAGCGGAGCCCATGGCAAACGTTGCTGAAATTGTATTGTTTACATTGATCCCCATCAGCCTGGCCGCGTCAGCATCATAGGATACCGCCCGCATCGCCTTACCGATTTTCGTTTTATGGACAATGAACTGAAGGATGACCATCAGGGCAACCGATACTCCGAGGATGAATAATGACTGGCTGCTGATGGATGCACCGAAGATGTTGATCGTTTCCTTTGGAAGCACTCCCGAAGGATAGGCCTCCGGCTGGGCGCCACGGACGTAAATGACGCTGTATTCTATCAGAAGGGAAACACCAATTGCTGTTATCAATGCGGCAATCCGCGTCGCGTTCCTGAGCGGCTTATAGGCAATCCTTTCAATCAGGACGCCGAAAATGGAACAGACCGCCATCGATAGTAGGAGGGCGGGGAAAAAGGACAGTTCCAGGATTGTAATTGAGTAAAAGCCGGTGAACGCACCAATCATGAAGATGTCCCCATGGGCAAAATTGATTAATTTTACAATTCCATATACCATCGTATAGCCCAGTGCAATCAACGCATAAATGCTTCCCAGCGATATTCCGTTAATCAATTGCTGTAAAAATTCCATAATCATACTCCCCTTGAAAGGTACTGTATATATAGCCGTTTAACCCGAAATAGGGGGACGATGCCCCCTATCCTCTTTTATTTAAATGCTTTCAGCCTCTTACGGATTAACCTTAGTTTCGAACTTTTGCTCGCCGCCCTCATATTTCAAGATGGCTGCTGATTTTACAGGGTTATGATTTTCATCCAAAGTGAGCGTTCCAGAGACAAGCGCAAGATTCTTTGTTTCTTCCAAAGCCGCTCTGATTTTTTCCGGATCTGCGCTGCCCGCGCGCTCAATGGCGTCCTTCAGGTAATAACCTGTATCGTAGCCAAGAGCGGCAAAGGCATCCGGTGACTTTCCTTTGTATTTCTTCTTGAAGGCTTCAACGAAGTCCTGAATTTTCTTGTCAGGGTCTGCCGAAGAATAATGGTTAGTAATAAATGTGTTATTCAGTGCATCCGCACCAGCAATTTCAACAAGCTTCGGGGAATCCCAGCCATCTCCGCCCATGAATGGTACGTCGAGGCCGATTTCACGTGCCTGCTTTACAATCAGGCCTACCTCTTCATAGTAACCTGGAAGGAAAACGAAATCAGGATTTTCGGATTTCATTCTTGTCAAGGTTGCACGGAAATCAGTGTCTTTCGCCACATATGCCTCTTCAGCAACGATTTCGCCGCCTTTTGCCTTGAAGGCTTCCTTAAATGCAGCAGCTAGCCCTTTCGCATAATCGCTCGCTGTATCGACATAAACAGCCGCTTTTTTGGACTGAAGCTTATCAGCCGCGAAATTCGCCGCGACAGTTCCCTGGAACGGGTCAATGAAGCAAGTTCTGAAGGCAAAAGTATTCAACTTGCCACCCTTGCTTGTCACATCCGGATTGGTTCCGGTAGGTGTAATGATCGGAACTTTATGCTTTTCAGCCAACTGGACCTGCGCAAGCGTGTTTCCGCTTGTGGCCGCCCCGACAATCGCTGCTACCTTGTCCTGGCTGATCAGCTTGACCGCTCCTGAAGTTGCCTCGGCAGCTTCAGACTTATTATCAAATTTAACCAATTTAATTTTTTTGCCATCAATGCCTTCTTTATTAATTTCTTCTACCGCTAGCTGGAGACCCTCTGAAATCGATTGCCCATAGGATGCCACCCCGCCCGAAAGCTCAAGGTTCGCCCCGATTTTAATCGTTTTGCCGTCTCCTCCAGAACCGCTTGTCCCCTGGCTGCCGCAGCCTGCCAACACTCCGGCAATCAAAGAAAATGATAGAAAAATCCCTGCCAACCTTCTCTTCTTCATCACGTATCCCCCTATTTTCTTTTTTGCCATTTTTAGTTAACACTAGATGCACATAAGAATATTATCTATTCATAATAAAAATAATATTCTGAAAACATTGTACATGATTCTTCTATTTCCGTCCATACCTCTATGGATTTTCTTTATGATAATTTATAGGGAGAAACCATCATTTATCGACAAACGCATATCGGTTGTTCAGCCTTTAATCATGTTTGTATTATAATGGCAAGGAAGGAAACTATTTTAAATCTACCAATAGGAGATGTTGATTTTGAAGAAAGAGATCATTGAACGGTTTATTTCATATGCAAAAATTGATACGCAGTCAGATGAGAATAGCTCATCCTGCCCATCGACGCCCGGCCAATTGACACTCGCACAGAATCTGGTGGCGGAGCTGAAAGAGATTGGCATGGAGGAAGTAACGAAGGATGAGAATGGCTATGTCATGGCAACCCTTCCTGCCAATGTAGAAAAAGATGTTCCGACAATCGGTTTCTTGGCCCACCTTGATACAGCAACTGACTTTACCGGGAAAAACGTCCAGCCGCAAGTCATCGAAAATTATGACGGAAAAGACATCATCCTAAATAAGGAACTCAATGTTGTGATGAAAACAGCCGACTTCCCGCAACTGCCTGACTATGCCGGCCATACCCTC is a genomic window containing:
- a CDS encoding ABC transporter ATP-binding protein, producing the protein MLKVEGINVYYGNIQALKGVSLEVNKGEVVTLIGANGAGKSTLLKTISGLLKPKQGEILFENQTIAGKAAQGIVKLGISQVPEGRRVFANMSVEENLELGAFLRKDKAGIKEDFNKVFDLFPRLQERRKQHAGTLSGGEQQMLAMGRALMARPKLLLLDEPSMGLAPLLVKTIFRIISEINESGTTILLVEQNAHMALSIANRAYVIETGRVVLSGSAQELHASEQVKMAYLGGH
- a CDS encoding ABC transporter substrate-binding protein, which translates into the protein MKKRRLAGIFLSFSLIAGVLAGCGSQGTSGSGGDGKTIKIGANLELSGGVASYGQSISEGLQLAVEEINKEGIDGKKIKLVKFDNKSEAAEATSGAVKLISQDKVAAIVGAATSGNTLAQVQLAEKHKVPIITPTGTNPDVTSKGGKLNTFAFRTCFIDPFQGTVAANFAADKLQSKKAAVYVDTASDYAKGLAAAFKEAFKAKGGEIVAEEAYVAKDTDFRATLTRMKSENPDFVFLPGYYEEVGLIVKQAREIGLDVPFMGGDGWDSPKLVEIAGADALNNTFITNHYSSADPDKKIQDFVEAFKKKYKGKSPDAFAALGYDTGYYLKDAIERAGSADPEKIRAALEETKNLALVSGTLTLDENHNPVKSAAILKYEGGEQKFETKVNP
- a CDS encoding branched-chain amino acid ABC transporter permease, whose product is MEYFKRAKGFWLSVILALVVYTVVQAMIMGGILNIFHVNTLVTIGINIMLAASLHLIIGITGQFSIGHAGFLAVGAYTSAIMTMMFDLPFAAALLIGGLGAAVAGLLIGIPSLRLKGDYLAIATLGFGEIVRVALLNFDYVGGASGMQVMQMSTWSWTFACALITLVVIVNFTNSTHGRACISIREDETAADAMGINTTYYKVVAFAIGAFFAGVAGGLFAHNFYLIQPSNFGFLKSFDILIIVVLGGLGSLSGAVIAAILLTIVSTFLQAYPETRMIFYSLILILTMLYRPQGLLGTREITSFFKKTKKAGGDHDGTGQTVA
- a CDS encoding ABC transporter ATP-binding protein, which encodes MAQDKPLLKVEQAGIRFGGLKAVWDVNLELFQGELVGLIGPNGAGKTTFFNLLTGVYVPTEGEISLDGESLKKLPPYKITRKGVSRTFQNIRLFGELSVIDNVKVAYHSLAKHGIPSSVFRFPKHFEGEKEMDEKAVEFLKIFGLDRFRDEKAKNLPYGQQRRLEIARALAANPKLLLLDEPAAGMNPQETKELMQLISFIRNRFHLTVLLIEHDMPLVMGVCERIYVLDHGQLIAQGTPEEIRNNPKVIEAYLGEEVS
- a CDS encoding MFS transporter: MKKIKTISEKKLLGIAGLGWMFDAMDVGMLSFIIAALKIDWNLTPKEMGWIGSVNSIGMAVGALVFGLMADRIGRKNVFMITLLLFSVGSGLSALTTSLAIFLVLRFLIGMGLGGELPVASTLVSESVSAEKRGRVVVLLESFWAAGWLIAAVISYFVIPRYGWQAALILGALPALYAIYLRIGLPDSPRYLTLEERHKPSVFESVKTLWSKQFSRKTAMLWILWFCVVFSYYGMFLWLPSVMIMKGFSMIKSFQYVLIMTLAQLPGYFTAAYFIEKIGRKFVLIVYLAGTAASAYFFGNTDTLWILMTAGAFLSFFNLGAWGALYAYTPEQYPTSIRGTGAGMAASFGRVGGVLGPLLVPYLSAQGYSIHVIFTIFCISILIGAAAVFFLGRETKAEELA
- a CDS encoding branched-chain amino acid ABC transporter permease, with product MEFLQQLINGISLGSIYALIALGYTMVYGIVKLINFAHGDIFMIGAFTGFYSITILELSFFPALLLSMAVCSIFGVLIERIAYKPLRNATRIAALITAIGVSLLIEYSVIYVRGAQPEAYPSGVLPKETINIFGASISSQSLFILGVSVALMVILQFIVHKTKIGKAMRAVSYDADAARLMGINVNNTISATFAMGSALAGAAGVIFGTYYTKIEPLMGIIPGLKAFVAAVLGGIGIIPGAMVGGLLLGVIEALVSAAGYSLWRDGVAFIVLILILIFLPSGLFGKNVREKV